The following are encoded in a window of Macadamia integrifolia cultivar HAES 741 unplaced genomic scaffold, SCU_Mint_v3 scaffold2146, whole genome shotgun sequence genomic DNA:
- the LOC122065890 gene encoding abscisic acid 8'-hydroxylase CYP707A2-like: MDMTTLFYSFAALSLLFLIPLFRMLSQGRRHKLPLPPGTLGWPYVGETFQLYSQDPNVFFASKVKRYGSIFKSHILGCPCVMISSPEAAKFVLSTRADLFKPTFPASKERMLGRQAIFFQQGDYHMKLRKLVLRAFTPEAIKNKVSDIESIAIDALRLWDGNSINTFQEMKTYSFNVAIQSIVGKDEIRYKEQLKRCYYIIEKGYNSMPINLPGTLFHKSMKAREEISEILAKILFSRRQRKEENNDLLGSFMEEKSGLTDEQITDNVIGVIFAARDTTASVMTWILKYLGENPSVLKAVTEEHESIIKTKEENSQEQILNWADTKNMPITSRVIQETLRVSSILSFTFREAVEDVQYEGYLIPKGWKVLPLFRNIHHCPDYFPDPEKFDPSRFEVAPKPNTFMPFGNGTHSCPGNEIAKLEMLILLHHLTTKYRWSVVGPQNGIQYGPFALPQDGLPIRLFPKTSSE, translated from the exons ATGGATATGACTACTCTCTTCTATTCCTTCGCTGCGCTCTCCTTACTGTTTCTCATTCCTCTATTCCGAATGCTATCACAGGGTCGTCGCCACAAATTGCCGTTACCGCCTGGCACATTGGGTTGGCCATATGTTGGAGAAACCTTCCAACTCTATTCCCAAGACCCAAATGTCTTCTTTGCTTCCAAAGTGAAGAGGTATGGGTCTATATTCAAGAGCCATATATTGGGTTGCCCTTGCGTGATGATCTCGAGCCCGGAAGCTGCGAAATTTGTGTTGTCCACACGGGCTGATCTCTTTAAGCCTACATTTCCTGCTAGCAAAGAAAGGATGCTGGGTAGGCAAGCCATCTTCTTCCAACAGGGAGACTATCACATGAAATTGAGGAAGCTTGTTCTCAGGGCCTTCACCCCAGAGGCCATCAAGAACAAAGTCTCCGACATCGAGTCGATTGCAATTGATGCTCTTCGATTGTGGGATGGGAATTCCATCAACACTTTCCAAGAGATGAAGACG TACTCATTCAATGTGGCCATACAATCCATCGTTGGAAAGGATGAAATCCGATATAAAGAGCAGCTGAAAAGGTGCTATTATATTATTGAGAAGGGCTATAATTCAATGCCCATCAACCTCCCAGGGACTCTCTTCCACAAATCAATGAAGGCAAGAGAAGAGATTTCTGAGATCTTGGCCAAAATCCTCTTCTCCAGGAGacagaggaaagaagaaaacaatgacTTGTTGGGTTCCTTCATGGAGGAGAAATCAGGACTCACCGACGAACAGATTACCGACAATGTCATTGGTGTCATATTCGCCGCTCGAGACACCACAGCCAGCGTTATGACGTGGATCCTTAAGTACCTGGGAGAGAACCCAAGCGTCCTTAAAGCTGTTACT GAGGAGCACGAGTCGATAATTAAGACTAAAGAGGAGAATAGCCAAGAACAGATTCTAAATTGGGCAGATACCAAGAACATGCCAATAACTTCAAGAGTTATTCAAGAGACActgagggtttcttccattctttcttTCACTTTCAGAGAAGCTGTTGAAGATGTTCAATATGAAG GTTACCTTATACCAAAAGGGTGGAAAGTTTTACCATTGTTCAGGAACATTCACCACTGCCCAGATTACTTTCCAGACCCTGAGAAGTTTGATCCTTCAAGATTTGAG GTTGCTCCAAAGCCAAATACATTCATGCCATTTGGAAATGGGACCCACTCCTGTCCTGGTAATGAAATAGCCAAGCTGGAGATGTTGATCCTTCTACATCACCTGACAACCAAGTACAG GTGGTCTGTGGTAGGACCACAAAATGGAATTCAGTACGGTCCATTTGCTCTTCCCCAGGATGGGTTACCCATCAGATTATTCCCCAAGACCTCATCAGAATGA